GCACGGCAAAGCGACGATGCACGCCGACGTTGTAGGCCGTTTGATGCGTCGCTTCGTGGATGATCGTTTCAGCATTCGTCGACCAGTCGGCGTCGCCGTTGTTCTCGGCCGTATCGAACAAGAAGACGCGGTTGCTGATCGGCGAGTAGTGCCCCAGCGTGCCGGCCGGCAGCGGCGTGCCGTCGGCGGCGGCGTGGCGGTAATAGTCTTCCTGCGTGCGGAAGACGACCGCCACCAGCGGCGTCGCCGGTTCGGTGAGTCGAAAGCCGCGGACGCTCATGTAGTGGGTGAACGAACGGTAGAGCGCTTCCAGCCGCTCGCCCCACTCGCGCCACTCGCCATGCGGATGGACGACCACAAAGTGGGGCGTCATTGAGATCTCGAAGCTGCGGTCGAACTCGTCGCGCAGCTTGTTCTTCAGCTCTTGAGCACTGTAGCCGACGAAGCCCTTGCCGTAGCGCTTCGCATTCTTGGCGTCGCTTGGCTTGAATTCGTTGAGGGCGCCGTCGCGGCCGAGTAAATACATCTGCTGGTCGTTCCAAACGAGCGGCTGGCCGTCGACGGGTTTGCCCGCGACCATCGCCTGCATCATGAACGGCGCCGGAATGCTCGCCACTTGCTCGGCGCCAGCGGCCATGCAGGCCCAGAGGCTGCCGAGAACAATCGCGCCGATTGAGATTCGCCGG
This sequence is a window from Lacipirellula parvula. Protein-coding genes within it:
- a CDS encoding DUF1570 domain-containing protein, which gives rise to MKPTRRISIGAIVLGSLWACMAAGAEQVASIPAPFMMQAMVAGKPVDGQPLVWNDQQMYLLGRDGALNEFKPSDAKNAKRYGKGFVGYSAQELKNKLRDEFDRSFEISMTPHFVVVHPHGEWREWGERLEALYRSFTHYMSVRGFRLTEPATPLVAVVFRTQEDYYRHAAADGTPLPAGTLGHYSPISNRVFLFDTAENNGDADWSTNAETIIHEATHQTAYNVGVHRRFAVQPRWLLEGLAMMFEARGVWDNASLQQQAARINQERLGDFRSGAKNRPADWLTRLVASDAPFQSHAVSAYAEAWMLTFYLCETRPQEYSNYLARVAARPAFSDYTPQERMADFTSAFGKDLALLSAQLQRYVDELP